One Granulicella sp. 5B5 DNA window includes the following coding sequences:
- a CDS encoding oxidoreductase yields MTETTLSPTETAQKHVQKYTRNQPYSSKVLVNTRLTGPESEKETIHVELELEEGMSYLPGDAVGVIPTNREPQVESVLKALGYTGDERVLDHYKVEISFLEAITSRLAIGKLTRSAVNQLGKIAGDAAPAGLKALLGPDNKALAEEYVWGREFYDLITEFPGLIKTPQDCFQVLARLTPRMYSIASALEAHPGQVHTTVRVVRYHSHNLDRQGVCSGFMGERMPVGSLVPVFLHENNNFRLPADTNAPVIMVGPGTGIAPFRSYLEYRQIMGHKGDNWLFFGEQRSVSDYLYKDQFESMEKDGFLTRLDTAFSRDQQRKVYVQDRMREKSAELWAWLESGAYFYVCGDAERMAKDVERTLLDTIALGANNTLEYAAEYLAAMKKAKRYQLDVY; encoded by the coding sequence ATGACTGAGACCACTTTAAGCCCCACTGAAACTGCCCAGAAACACGTCCAGAAGTACACGCGCAACCAGCCCTATTCATCGAAGGTGCTGGTCAACACCAGGCTCACCGGTCCCGAGTCCGAAAAAGAGACCATCCATGTAGAGCTTGAGCTGGAAGAGGGTATGAGCTACCTCCCTGGCGACGCCGTCGGTGTCATCCCGACCAATCGTGAGCCGCAGGTGGAGTCCGTCCTCAAGGCGCTGGGTTACACCGGCGACGAGCGTGTGCTCGACCACTACAAAGTGGAGATCAGTTTTCTCGAGGCCATCACCAGCCGTCTCGCCATCGGCAAGCTCACTCGCAGCGCCGTGAACCAGCTCGGCAAGATCGCCGGCGATGCCGCACCTGCGGGTCTCAAAGCCCTGCTCGGCCCGGACAACAAGGCGCTAGCTGAAGAGTACGTCTGGGGACGCGAGTTCTACGACCTCATCACCGAGTTCCCCGGCCTCATTAAGACTCCACAGGACTGCTTCCAGGTCCTCGCCCGCCTCACCCCGCGCATGTACTCCATCGCGTCGGCGCTGGAGGCCCACCCCGGCCAGGTGCACACCACCGTCCGCGTGGTTCGCTACCACTCGCACAATCTGGACCGCCAGGGCGTCTGCTCCGGCTTCATGGGCGAGCGCATGCCCGTCGGTTCCCTCGTTCCGGTCTTCCTGCACGAGAACAATAACTTCCGCCTGCCGGCTGACACCAACGCACCGGTCATCATGGTTGGCCCCGGCACCGGCATCGCGCCCTTCCGCTCCTACCTTGAGTACCGCCAGATCATGGGCCACAAGGGCGACAACTGGCTCTTCTTCGGCGAGCAGCGCTCCGTCTCCGACTACCTCTACAAGGACCAGTTCGAGTCCATGGAAAAGGACGGCTTCCTCACCCGCCTCGACACCGCGTTCTCACGCGACCAGCAGCGCAAGGTTTACGTGCAGGACCGCATGCGCGAGAAGTCCGCGGAGCTGTGGGCATGGCTTGAGAGCGGTGCCTACTTCTACGTCTGCGGCGACGCGGAGCGCATGGCCAAGGACGTCGAGCGCACCCTGCTCGACACCATCGCCCTGGGCGCCAACAACACCCTCGAGTATGCAGCCGAGTACCTCGCAGCCATGAAGAAGGCCAAGCGCTATCAGCTCGACGTCTACTAA
- a CDS encoding HU family DNA-binding protein, whose amino-acid sequence MTKADLVDQVVALGDLTRRDGEVIVETLFDSIISALKGNDKVEVRGFGSFRTRQRKPRIGRNPKTGESVSVPAKRVPYFKPSKELRDLVNPGEAHAKSGMTSHSDETPA is encoded by the coding sequence ATGACGAAAGCCGATCTGGTCGACCAAGTAGTCGCTCTGGGCGATCTCACCCGCCGCGATGGCGAGGTCATCGTGGAGACGCTCTTCGACTCCATCATCAGCGCCCTCAAAGGCAACGATAAGGTGGAGGTCCGTGGTTTTGGCAGCTTCCGCACTCGCCAGCGCAAGCCCCGCATTGGGCGCAACCCCAAGACCGGCGAGTCGGTATCGGTGCCCGCCAAGCGCGTCCCCTACTTCAAGCCGAGCAAGGAGCTTCGCGACCTCGTCAATCCGGGTGAGGCCCATGCCAAATCCGGTATGACCTCCCACTCCGACGAGACCCCCGCCTAG